In a single window of the Candidatus Caccoplasma merdavium genome:
- a CDS encoding T9SS type A sorting domain-containing protein: MKKIVTLALLFAGGLTSSAYAQGNLFTPADCDANGWLWFDTQAKIDKYVGEANSDKLIKMIPGAAVEVEPDIFEPVNSTASPTVYGAGTDGYLPGVDSTGATLGADAKQGAIVLAPASPYTSFNGGSILLHLPSCYHLEVFLSAETSIRPALKGGFGELGTIDCANIKSFIFLPYHGAGKCTWEVQDIENGSGFKLNQQQPVTAQILNGNQSKAEMYVHGIKVQVYGEGAGISGTASDAEGINIAQTGRFISLSREADVNVYNAAGKVVLSTRAEALDLGALGTGLYIVQARDAQAVATQKVLIP, translated from the coding sequence ATGAAAAAAATCGTTACACTTGCACTGCTTTTTGCAGGCGGACTCACCTCATCCGCCTACGCACAAGGCAACCTCTTCACCCCGGCCGACTGCGATGCCAACGGCTGGTTGTGGTTCGACACCCAGGCCAAAATCGACAAATATGTGGGCGAGGCCAACAGCGACAAGCTCATCAAAATGATACCAGGCGCTGCCGTTGAAGTAGAGCCCGATATTTTCGAGCCGGTCAACAGCACCGCCTCACCCACCGTTTACGGAGCCGGCACTGACGGTTATCTGCCGGGAGTTGACTCCACCGGGGCTACATTAGGAGCCGATGCCAAACAAGGCGCCATCGTACTGGCTCCGGCATCACCCTACACCTCGTTCAACGGCGGAAGCATTCTCCTCCACCTGCCCTCGTGCTATCACCTCGAAGTATTTCTCTCGGCCGAAACGTCTATCCGTCCGGCCTTGAAGGGTGGTTTTGGAGAGTTGGGAACCATCGACTGCGCCAATATAAAATCATTCATTTTCCTCCCATATCACGGGGCCGGAAAATGTACCTGGGAAGTACAGGACATTGAAAATGGCAGCGGATTCAAACTCAACCAGCAACAGCCTGTAACCGCACAAATCCTCAACGGAAACCAGAGCAAAGCCGAAATGTATGTGCATGGCATAAAAGTGCAGGTTTACGGCGAAGGTGCCGGCATTAGCGGCACGGCCAGCGATGCCGAAGGTATCAACATCGCCCAGACAGGCCGTTTCATCTCCCTCTCGCGTGAGGCCGATGTAAATGTCTACAATGCCGCCGGTAAGGTGGTGCTCTCGACCCGTGCCGAAGCACTCGACCTCGGTGCGCTGGGTACCGGGCTCTACATCGTTCAGGCCCGCGACGCCCAAGCCGTAGCAACTCAGAAAGTGCTGATTCCCTAA